One part of the Clostridium thermosuccinogenes genome encodes these proteins:
- a CDS encoding LCP family protein, translated as MNTAVVSDDIEDENNNKGGLLDSFVIRRKPVNILVLGGDKVNGNTDTMMVVNFNPSTMGANIISIPRDTRVKIEGSYHKINYAYPHGGAELAMKTVRELLGIDIKYYIYVDTKVFRNVIDLLGGVKNFEVPVDMHYDDPLQNLHIHIEKGVQDFDGAKAEQFMRFRQPNGSYSKELREYYDGSDLKRIEAQQRFLKELIRQKANPIYFAKVNDVLNEIFKNIETNMTTSDALKMTQNITKFKMENVNFMGTIPGTTYDRSPWYYLCNQEEAAELMKQYFNGTGNFVDFSSGLSQGSSSNTAVKNNTKPAKDVTKNNPSNSDSGVGKTNKPQP; from the coding sequence ATGAATACCGCGGTTGTGTCCGATGATATTGAAGACGAAAACAATAATAAAGGTGGCTTGCTTGACTCTTTTGTTATCCGTAGGAAGCCGGTAAATATCCTGGTCCTGGGTGGCGACAAGGTCAATGGCAATACCGATACCATGATGGTAGTAAACTTTAATCCTTCAACCATGGGAGCAAATATAATTTCCATACCCAGGGATACCAGGGTAAAAATCGAGGGAAGCTACCATAAGATAAACTATGCCTATCCCCACGGAGGGGCTGAGCTGGCTATGAAAACAGTTCGTGAGCTCCTTGGCATTGATATAAAGTACTATATATATGTAGATACAAAAGTATTCAGAAATGTCATAGATTTACTGGGCGGTGTAAAAAATTTTGAAGTGCCTGTGGATATGCACTATGATGACCCGCTTCAAAACCTTCATATCCATATTGAAAAAGGTGTGCAGGATTTTGACGGAGCTAAGGCAGAACAGTTTATGCGGTTCAGGCAACCAAACGGCTCATATTCAAAGGAGTTAAGGGAATATTATGATGGCTCGGATTTAAAAAGGATTGAAGCCCAGCAAAGGTTTTTAAAGGAACTTATACGGCAGAAAGCAAATCCTATATATTTTGCAAAGGTTAATGATGTTTTGAACGAGATCTTTAAAAATATAGAAACTAATATGACCACCAGCGATGCTTTAAAGATGACACAGAACATTACTAAGTTCAAAATGGAAAATGTAAACTTTATGGGCACAATACCGGGAACCACCTATGACAGATCACCATGGTATTATCTCTGTAACCAGGAGGAGGCTGCAGAACTTATGAAGCAGTACTTCAATGGTACAGGCAATTTCGTAGATTTTTCTTCCGGCTTGAGTCAGGGGTCATCAAGCAATACAGCAGTAAAAAATAATACAAAGCCTGCTAAAGATGTTACAAAGAATAATCCTTCCAACAGTGACTCGGGAGTAGGCAAAACAAATAAACCCCAGCCTTAA
- a CDS encoding IS30 family transposase, with protein sequence MRGFKHLSQEERNIIEQRLISRKSFKSIARELGKDPTTISKEVKNHIQFRKTGCYGRVFNDCKHRIGCPVKHLCGSLRCSRYCRACKSRMCSSLCHEYQQEICPKLSKPPYVCNGCEDKQSCTLEKRIYSATHAQREYETVRSECRQGLQITEEEAIRLDSIISPLLIKGQSLHHICINHADEIMLDERTLYNYVDKGIFTAKNIDMPRVVRMGRRKKGKDQFKVDKKCRIGRTYQDFLKFMQEHPDLPVVEMDTVIGRIGGKVLLTLHFTVPQLMLAFIRDANTSQSVIDIFDQLYLELGPDTFRKLFPVLLCDNGSEFSNPSAIEFDSHGQRRTCVFYCNPLAPYQKGAAENNHALIRRIIPKGTSLDEFTQRDITLMMNHINSYSRLNLGDKTPYWAFGLLYGEEILRRMNVELIPTDNVTLHSSLLKK encoded by the coding sequence ATGCGTGGCTTTAAACATTTGAGTCAGGAAGAAAGAAATATAATTGAACAAAGGTTAATCAGCAGGAAATCATTCAAAAGCATAGCACGCGAGCTTGGAAAGGACCCAACCACGATATCCAAGGAAGTGAAGAACCATATCCAATTTAGGAAAACCGGCTGTTATGGAAGAGTGTTCAATGATTGTAAACATCGTATTGGTTGCCCTGTTAAGCATCTTTGCGGCAGTTTGCGTTGTAGCCGTTATTGTCGCGCTTGCAAGTCTCGCATGTGTTCATCACTATGTCATGAGTATCAACAGGAAATTTGTCCCAAGCTTTCGAAGCCGCCCTATGTTTGTAATGGTTGTGAAGACAAACAGTCTTGTACATTAGAGAAGAGGATTTATTCTGCAACACATGCACAAAGAGAATACGAGACAGTACGCTCTGAGTGCCGTCAGGGTTTACAAATCACTGAAGAAGAAGCGATAAGATTGGATTCCATTATTAGCCCGCTGCTAATTAAAGGCCAGTCACTCCACCATATATGCATTAACCATGCTGATGAAATCATGCTCGATGAACGCACACTCTACAACTATGTGGACAAGGGTATCTTTACAGCAAAAAATATCGATATGCCAAGAGTTGTACGTATGGGCAGACGTAAAAAGGGAAAAGACCAGTTCAAAGTGGATAAAAAATGCCGAATAGGCCGAACTTATCAAGACTTTCTTAAATTTATGCAAGAGCATCCGGACCTTCCCGTAGTGGAAATGGACACGGTAATAGGAAGAATAGGCGGCAAAGTCCTGCTGACACTGCATTTTACTGTCCCACAGCTCATGCTCGCATTCATTAGAGATGCTAATACCTCCCAATCTGTCATTGATATCTTTGATCAGCTTTACCTGGAACTAGGCCCGGATACCTTCCGCAAATTGTTCCCGGTATTACTTTGTGACAACGGCAGTGAGTTCTCGAATCCGTCCGCTATTGAATTCGATTCACATGGGCAACGCAGAACCTGTGTATTCTACTGTAATCCGCTGGCTCCTTACCAGAAAGGCGCAGCAGAAAACAACCATGCTTTGATTAGACGCATTATCCCAAAGGGTACTTCTCTTGATGAGTTTACTCAGCGGGACATAACTCTTATGATGAACCATATCAACTCGTACAGTCGACTGAATCTCGGGGATAAAACCCCTTATTGGGCTTTTGGATTGCTCTACGGGGAAGAAATATTAAGAAGGATGAATGTAGAACTCATCCCGACAGATAA
- a CDS encoding aminopeptidase, with translation MEDKKTQGQLLYEKLTYNSKNAWEKSSDDYISKAFEFCEGYKAFLDRGKTEREFAREVEKEAIEKGFVCLDEFIKSNKKLTPGTKVYRVVKNKAVLLGIIGKRPMVDGVNIVGAHIDSPRIDLKPNPLYEDTGMAFFKTHYYGGIKKYQWVTIPLSLHGVVVKASGEKVEIKIGEDENDPVFTITDLLPHLAADQMQKKASEVITGEGLNLLIGSAPYKDECDKDKVKLNILKLLNDKYGITEEDFISAELEIVPAFKAKDIGLDRSMVGAYGQDDRVCAYGAFKAILDIEDTEKTAVCVLTDKEETGSMGNTGAESSLFEDFIAALCAYSMDNYNDIVLRTCLNNSRMLSADVSAGVDPNYDSVHEKRNSSYLGKGIVITKYTGSRGKSGSSDASAEFVAYVRNLFNQNNIPWQTGELGKVDQGGGGTIAQYVANLGVDVVDCGVAVLSMHSPFEITSKIDVYINYEANKVFYKAV, from the coding sequence ATGGAAGATAAGAAAACACAAGGTCAGCTGTTATATGAAAAACTGACCTACAACAGCAAGAACGCCTGGGAAAAGTCATCGGACGATTATATAAGCAAAGCCTTTGAATTTTGCGAAGGATACAAGGCTTTCCTCGACAGGGGAAAAACCGAAAGGGAATTCGCCCGTGAGGTGGAAAAGGAAGCCATTGAAAAAGGATTTGTATGTCTTGATGAGTTTATAAAATCCAATAAAAAGCTCACTCCGGGAACAAAGGTATACCGTGTTGTAAAAAATAAAGCGGTTTTATTGGGTATAATAGGGAAAAGACCTATGGTGGATGGCGTTAATATAGTAGGCGCTCATATTGACTCTCCAAGAATCGACTTAAAACCGAATCCTCTTTATGAAGATACCGGTATGGCGTTTTTCAAAACCCATTATTATGGTGGTATTAAAAAGTACCAATGGGTTACAATACCTCTTTCTCTGCATGGAGTAGTGGTGAAAGCCAGCGGCGAAAAGGTTGAAATCAAGATAGGGGAAGATGAAAACGATCCGGTATTTACCATAACAGACCTTTTGCCTCATCTTGCCGCTGACCAGATGCAAAAGAAGGCGAGCGAGGTAATAACCGGTGAAGGGTTGAATCTCCTTATAGGTTCTGCACCTTATAAAGACGAATGTGATAAGGATAAGGTAAAGCTGAACATATTAAAGTTGTTAAATGACAAATACGGCATAACCGAAGAGGATTTCATTTCAGCAGAGCTGGAAATAGTGCCGGCGTTTAAAGCTAAAGATATTGGTCTGGATCGCAGCATGGTAGGAGCATACGGTCAGGACGACAGAGTATGCGCCTATGGAGCATTCAAGGCCATTCTGGATATAGAAGATACTGAAAAAACCGCCGTATGTGTGCTCACCGACAAGGAAGAAACCGGCAGCATGGGCAACACCGGTGCAGAATCCTCTCTCTTTGAAGACTTCATAGCTGCCCTTTGCGCATACAGCATGGATAATTATAATGATATCGTTCTGCGCACATGCCTTAACAATTCCAGGATGCTGTCGGCCGATGTAAGTGCAGGAGTAGACCCCAACTATGATAGTGTGCATGAAAAAAGAAACTCTTCCTATCTTGGAAAGGGCATAGTTATCACGAAATATACAGGCTCCAGAGGAAAATCCGGAAGCAGTGATGCCAGCGCCGAATTTGTAGCTTATGTCAGGAATCTTTTTAATCAGAATAATATTCCGTGGCAGACAGGAGAACTGGGTAAAGTAGATCAGGGTGGAGGAGGCACCATTGCCCAGTACGTAGCCAACCTCGGGGTTGATGTTGTGGACTGCGGTGTTGCGGTGCTATCAATGCACTCACCTTTTGAAATAACCAGCAAGATTGACGTATATATAAACTATGAAGCCAACAAGGTATTTTACAAGGCTGTCTAG
- a CDS encoding tyrosine recombinase XerC translates to MENSPSIVKDFLNYMMTIKGKSKNTLKEYFYDLRLFFRFIKMDRKLTTETDINNVDISDVDIELIKTITLSDLYSFMSYVSRERDNNANSRARKVASIKSFFNYLTTKARLLEHNPAVELESPKIIKRLPRYLNIEESKMLLASVSGKNRERDYAILTLFLNCGLRLSELVSININKIKNDTLTVIGKGNKERTIYLNKACKSALNAYLRVRPVEGVIDKNALFLSERKKRISNKTVQYIVKKYIIAAGLDPERYSTHKLRHTAATLMYKHGHVDIRALQEILGHESVSTTEIYTHVDNQQLKEAVDSNPLAEIAAAGDEKNEP, encoded by the coding sequence ATGGAGAATTCACCTTCAATCGTCAAAGACTTTTTAAATTACATGATGACCATTAAAGGAAAATCCAAAAACACATTAAAGGAATATTTCTATGATTTGCGCCTTTTTTTCCGCTTTATAAAGATGGACCGCAAGCTTACCACAGAAACGGATATTAATAACGTTGATATCAGTGATGTTGATATAGAATTAATTAAAACTATAACTTTGAGTGACCTTTACTCTTTTATGTCCTATGTCAGCCGGGAACGGGATAATAACGCCAATTCACGGGCACGGAAGGTTGCGAGCATCAAGTCATTTTTTAACTACCTTACCACCAAAGCGAGGCTGCTGGAACACAACCCGGCTGTCGAGCTGGAGTCTCCTAAAATAATAAAGCGCCTTCCCAGATATTTAAACATTGAAGAAAGCAAAATGCTGCTGGCGTCAGTGAGCGGTAAAAACCGCGAACGGGATTATGCCATACTCACCTTGTTTCTTAACTGTGGTTTGCGATTGTCCGAGCTGGTGAGCATAAACATCAACAAAATAAAAAATGACACCCTTACCGTAATAGGTAAAGGAAACAAAGAAAGAACAATATACTTAAACAAGGCGTGCAAGAGCGCTTTGAATGCATATCTGCGTGTCAGGCCGGTGGAAGGTGTAATCGATAAGAATGCACTGTTTTTAAGTGAGAGGAAAAAAAGAATAAGCAATAAAACAGTACAATATATTGTAAAGAAGTATATTATAGCAGCTGGACTGGATCCTGAAAGGTATTCTACCCACAAGCTGAGGCATACTGCCGCCACCCTTATGTATAAGCATGGGCATGTTGATATCAGGGCTTTGCAGGAAATATTAGGACATGAGAGCGTATCTACAACTGAAATCTATACTCATGTTGATAACCAGCAGCTAAAGGAAGCTGTCGACAGCAACCCTCTGGCGGAGATTGCAGCAGCCGGTGATGAAAAGAACGAGCCATGA
- a CDS encoding sugar phosphate isomerase/epimerase family protein codes for MKLGVFTVVLADKNLEDALKYLSESGVQAVELGTGGYPSNVHANPDELLADENKLTAFKDTLKKYNMMISALSCHGNPVHPQKEIADAYHKVFEKTILLAEKLGIDRINTFSGCPGDAPGAKYPNWVTCPWPDDFLKILDYQWNEVLIPYWEKAVKFAKDHGVTKIGLEMHPGFCVYNPETLLKLRAAVGDVIGANFDPSHLIWQGADPVAAIRKLGPAIYHFHAKDTKIDKMNTAVNGVLDTKHYGDEINRSWIFRSVGYGNDYSFWKDIVSNLRMVGYDYVMSIEHEDSLMSGNEGLQKAISFLKEVMTFENVGGMWWA; via the coding sequence ATGAAGTTAGGCGTATTTACTGTAGTTTTGGCAGACAAAAACCTGGAGGATGCGTTGAAATATCTTTCAGAGTCAGGCGTGCAGGCAGTGGAATTAGGAACCGGAGGATATCCCTCCAATGTCCATGCAAATCCTGATGAACTGCTGGCTGACGAAAATAAATTAACTGCCTTTAAAGATACATTAAAGAAATATAATATGATGATAAGTGCTCTTAGCTGCCATGGTAACCCGGTTCATCCCCAGAAGGAGATCGCTGACGCATATCACAAGGTATTTGAAAAAACCATACTGTTGGCTGAGAAGTTAGGTATTGATAGAATCAATACTTTTTCCGGTTGCCCCGGCGACGCTCCGGGAGCAAAATACCCCAACTGGGTAACCTGCCCATGGCCGGATGATTTTCTGAAAATCCTCGATTATCAATGGAATGAAGTGCTGATACCTTACTGGGAAAAAGCAGTGAAATTTGCTAAAGATCATGGTGTGACCAAAATAGGGCTTGAAATGCATCCCGGTTTCTGTGTATATAACCCTGAAACCCTCCTTAAGCTCAGAGCTGCAGTAGGCGATGTAATAGGTGCTAATTTCGACCCAAGCCATCTGATCTGGCAGGGAGCAGATCCCGTTGCTGCTATAAGGAAACTGGGTCCTGCTATTTATCATTTCCATGCCAAGGATACAAAAATTGATAAGATGAATACTGCCGTCAACGGTGTTCTTGACACCAAGCATTACGGTGACGAAATCAACCGTTCATGGATATTCCGTTCTGTTGGCTATGGCAATGATTATAGCTTCTGGAAGGATATAGTGAGCAATCTCAGAATGGTCGGCTATGATTATGTCATGAGCATAGAGCATGAAGACAGCCTGATGTCAGGAAATGAAGGTTTACAGAAAGCAATATCCTTCCTCAAGGAAGTAATGACTTTCGAAAATGTCGGCGGAATGTGGTGGGCTTAA